The Thermoleophilum album genome includes a window with the following:
- a CDS encoding cell division protein SepF → MPLRDTWHRALIFFGLAEEEDPRYEPVPDHEPEELLEERYRERPNVRRLSRRRPRDEFDDIFADEPPRGRARSLRPVAANGRSGPELQVHLVIPKSFNDAQEIADQFKNEIPVILNLQQTDTDLSKRLIDFASGLTYALDGGMQRIADKVFLLTPRNVEVSAEERARLVEKGFFNQS, encoded by the coding sequence ATGCCGCTCCGAGACACCTGGCACCGGGCGCTCATCTTCTTCGGCCTCGCCGAAGAGGAGGACCCACGCTACGAGCCCGTTCCCGATCACGAGCCGGAGGAACTGCTCGAGGAGCGCTACCGAGAACGTCCGAACGTTCGGCGACTCAGCCGACGTCGCCCGCGCGACGAATTCGACGACATCTTCGCCGACGAACCGCCGCGCGGGCGAGCGCGCTCATTGCGTCCGGTGGCTGCGAACGGACGCAGCGGACCGGAGCTGCAAGTGCACCTTGTGATTCCCAAGAGCTTCAACGACGCGCAGGAGATCGCCGATCAGTTCAAGAACGAAATTCCGGTGATCCTCAACCTGCAGCAGACCGACACCGACCTGTCGAAGCGGCTGATCGACTTCGCCTCCGGATTGACGTACGCCCTCGACGGGGGCATGCAGCGGATCGCTGACAAGGTCTTCCTCCTCACACCCCGCAACGTCGAGGTCTCGGCTGAGGAGCGCGCGCGCCTCGTCGAGAAGGGTTTCTTCAACCAGTCCTAG
- a CDS encoding alpha/beta fold hydrolase has product METAMPLVVERATALGRQVLRGEVAGAGRLIVGLHGLTATRRNVFHGSRLLERAGARVVLYDARGHGASDPAPRRDAYTYDELVDDLEALLEQLADPTPAVLVGVSMGAATAAALALRGDARLAALVLVTPPPLAAGAPRAVDFEAVADALAAGELRLAAERALPQGLDPRWRQVALAAIWQRLSRHRHPHAVADALRVVPRSRPPFDEERLRSIELPVLVVGSRDEADPLHPLAEAELWASTIPGAQLLVEEPGRSPLAWQGAQLSRAICDFLRARGLLPAS; this is encoded by the coding sequence GTGGAAACCGCGATGCCGCTTGTCGTCGAGCGCGCAACAGCGCTCGGGCGCCAGGTCCTGCGGGGTGAGGTGGCGGGCGCGGGCCGCCTGATCGTCGGACTGCACGGACTGACCGCCACCAGACGCAACGTTTTCCATGGCTCGCGACTACTGGAGCGCGCGGGGGCGCGGGTCGTGCTTTACGACGCCCGCGGCCACGGCGCGTCGGATCCGGCTCCCCGCCGTGACGCTTACACCTACGACGAGTTGGTAGACGACCTGGAGGCGCTGCTTGAGCAGCTTGCCGACCCCACACCCGCGGTGCTCGTCGGCGTCTCGATGGGCGCGGCGACCGCGGCGGCGCTGGCCTTGCGCGGCGATGCGCGACTCGCCGCCCTCGTCTTGGTAACACCGCCGCCGCTCGCCGCGGGCGCGCCGCGGGCGGTCGACTTCGAGGCCGTTGCTGATGCGCTGGCGGCTGGTGAGCTGCGGCTAGCGGCCGAGCGTGCGCTCCCGCAAGGTCTCGATCCGCGCTGGCGGCAGGTGGCGCTGGCGGCAATCTGGCAGCGACTGTCGCGCCACCGTCATCCGCATGCCGTTGCCGACGCACTGCGCGTGGTGCCGCGTTCGCGGCCGCCGTTCGATGAGGAACGGTTGCGAAGTATCGAGCTGCCGGTTTTGGTGGTCGGCTCGCGTGACGAGGCCGATCCCCTGCATCCGCTCGCCGAAGCCGAGCTATGGGCGTCGACGATCCCGGGGGCGCAGCTGCTCGTGGAGGAGCCAGGGCGCTCGCCCCTCGCCTGGCAGGGTGCGCAGCTCTCGCGGGCGATTTGCGATTTCCTGCGGGCGCGGGGGCTCTTGCCGGCGAGTTAG
- a CDS encoding YggS family pyridoxal phosphate enzyme: MPATRYAIDPARVAERLAWVRERIAELGRDPRDVQVLAATKYVAAADMPLLAKAGVRLVGENRAQDLVAKQEVCGELFEWDFIGVLQSRKVRIVAPRVRLIHSVASESALAELAKHPAREVLLQVNVAREPGKAGIDPDALADFIARCPVPVGGLMTMPPLADDPEASRRWFRALRELAERHRLRHLSMGTSQDWEVAVQEGATIIRLGSTLLA; encoded by the coding sequence TTGCCCGCGACCCGCTACGCGATCGATCCGGCCCGCGTCGCCGAACGCCTGGCGTGGGTGCGCGAAAGGATCGCCGAGCTCGGACGCGACCCGCGCGACGTGCAGGTGCTGGCCGCGACGAAGTACGTCGCAGCGGCCGACATGCCGCTGTTGGCGAAGGCGGGGGTGCGGCTCGTCGGCGAGAACCGCGCGCAGGACCTGGTCGCCAAACAAGAGGTCTGCGGCGAGCTCTTCGAATGGGATTTCATCGGCGTGCTTCAGAGTCGAAAAGTGCGCATCGTCGCCCCCCGCGTGCGGCTCATCCACTCGGTGGCGAGCGAGTCGGCACTCGCCGAGCTCGCCAAACACCCGGCACGGGAGGTGCTGTTGCAGGTAAACGTCGCGCGTGAGCCGGGCAAGGCCGGAATCGACCCGGACGCGCTCGCCGATTTCATTGCGCGCTGCCCAGTGCCAGTGGGTGGCCTGATGACGATGCCGCCGTTGGCCGACGACCCGGAGGCGAGCCGCCGCTGGTTTCGCGCTCTCCGCGAGCTCGCTGAGCGACACCGCTTACGCCATCTCTCGATGGGCACGAGTCAAGACTGGGAGGTCGCGGTGCAGGAGGGGGCGACGATCATCCGGCTCGGCAGCACGCTGCTCGCCTAA
- a CDS encoding polyphenol oxidase family protein yields the protein MSGPAGGAVADGRSQPQPVAVELPGAVAYFSDRRGGVSEGPFATLNLGLNTADDPARVRENRRLLLAAIGAGDRTLRWLQQEHGADVWCWQRGAAPTERADAPRADGHLTASSRDALLVTTADCLPVALAGDGLVAAVHCGWRGLAAGVLAAAVTHFTQPPSAAIGPAIGPCCYQVGPEVAARFRDYEGAVRGDRLDLRAVCEQQLRSLGVRRIAQVAACTACDPQRWFSHRRDGPATGRQGVVVIKRAGGA from the coding sequence GTGAGCGGACCTGCGGGCGGCGCGGTCGCTGACGGCCGTTCACAACCGCAACCGGTCGCCGTCGAGCTGCCCGGCGCGGTGGCGTACTTCAGCGACCGCCGTGGCGGTGTCAGCGAAGGCCCCTTCGCGACGCTCAACCTCGGTCTGAATACCGCCGACGATCCAGCACGCGTGCGCGAAAACCGGCGGCTTTTGCTCGCAGCGATTGGCGCCGGTGACCGCACGCTACGTTGGCTCCAGCAAGAGCACGGTGCTGACGTCTGGTGCTGGCAGCGGGGAGCAGCGCCCACCGAGCGAGCGGACGCGCCGCGAGCCGACGGGCATCTCACCGCCAGCTCCCGGGACGCTCTGCTTGTGACGACCGCCGACTGCCTGCCCGTTGCCTTGGCCGGGGATGGCCTCGTGGCCGCCGTCCACTGCGGCTGGCGGGGGCTTGCAGCGGGTGTGCTCGCCGCCGCGGTCACGCACTTCACGCAGCCACCGAGCGCCGCGATCGGACCGGCGATCGGGCCTTGCTGTTACCAGGTAGGCCCGGAAGTGGCGGCCAGGTTCCGAGATTACGAGGGCGCCGTGCGCGGCGACCGCCTGGACCTGCGCGCGGTCTGCGAGCAGCAGCTTCGCAGCCTCGGGGTGCGCCGGATCGCGCAGGTCGCGGCGTGCACCGCCTGCGACCCGCAACGCTGGTTCTCGCACCGCCGCGACGGGCCCGCGACGGGCCGCCAGGGGGTCGTCGTTATCAAGCGCGCGGGGGGCGCCTAG
- a CDS encoding CCA tRNA nucleotidyltransferase encodes MRRVSTEDLRERVRRIPGMERLLAELAGLPPTYLVGGAVRDLLLGSEALDLDLAVEGDARAVARELARRLGGDVVQHDRFGTATVRAGDLTVDLATTRRERYPRPGALPEVEPASLAEDLRRRDFTINAMAVALRGDELGHLHDPFGGLEDLRRGLIRVLHDQSFIDDPTRLLRALRYESRLGFALEPETERLAREAAARSVLRLVSGPRVRDELLPLLEEIELIPRALRRMRELGLDRSLHPALTADPQLAADAALAADVVGASRRLSALAALLARDPEAAREWLEELGLRAPEREAVQRAARHGRQLATLLGIGELRPSQVYELLAPEPPEALAVALALGAPQRPIVDFVERLRPVRLEIGGEDLRAAGIPESPAIGAALREVLRRKLDGEISGREDELRLALEVARRAQEAGAHERQRGMGGESETVPGEGGDE; translated from the coding sequence GTGCGGCGCGTCTCGACAGAGGATCTGCGCGAGCGCGTGCGGCGGATCCCGGGGATGGAGCGCTTGTTGGCGGAACTCGCGGGTTTGCCGCCCACGTACCTGGTCGGTGGAGCCGTGCGCGACCTGCTGCTCGGCTCCGAAGCGCTCGACCTCGACCTCGCCGTGGAGGGCGACGCGCGCGCCGTGGCGCGCGAGCTTGCGCGCCGACTGGGGGGCGACGTCGTCCAGCACGACCGCTTCGGGACCGCGACGGTCCGCGCTGGTGACCTCACCGTCGACCTCGCGACCACTAGACGCGAACGCTACCCGCGCCCGGGTGCGCTGCCTGAAGTAGAGCCTGCTTCACTAGCGGAGGATCTCAGGCGCCGAGACTTCACGATCAACGCGATGGCGGTCGCGCTCCGGGGGGACGAGCTCGGTCACCTGCACGACCCTTTTGGCGGGCTCGAAGATCTGCGCCGCGGCCTGATCCGGGTGCTGCACGACCAGAGCTTCATCGACGACCCGACCCGGCTTTTGCGTGCCCTGCGCTACGAATCACGACTTGGCTTCGCGCTCGAGCCGGAAACCGAGCGTCTCGCCCGCGAGGCGGCCGCGCGTTCGGTCTTGCGGCTTGTCTCCGGACCGCGTGTGCGCGACGAGCTGTTGCCGCTCCTCGAGGAGATCGAGCTGATACCACGGGCCCTTAGACGAATGCGCGAGCTCGGCCTCGACCGCTCGCTGCACCCCGCGCTTACGGCCGACCCGCAGCTCGCCGCGGACGCCGCGTTGGCCGCCGACGTGGTCGGGGCCAGCCGGCGGCTCAGTGCCCTCGCGGCTTTGCTCGCGCGCGACCCCGAGGCGGCACGGGAGTGGCTCGAGGAGCTTGGCTTGCGAGCCCCCGAGCGGGAGGCGGTGCAGCGCGCGGCAAGGCACGGTCGGCAGCTCGCGACGCTTCTCGGCATCGGCGAGCTACGGCCGTCGCAGGTCTACGAGCTGCTGGCACCGGAGCCGCCGGAGGCGCTAGCGGTGGCGCTTGCCTTGGGGGCACCGCAGCGGCCGATCGTCGACTTCGTCGAGCGGCTGCGGCCGGTACGTCTGGAGATCGGAGGCGAGGATCTGCGCGCCGCCGGCATTCCCGAGTCGCCGGCGATCGGAGCGGCGCTGCGCGAGGTTCTGCGCCGCAAGCTCGACGGCGAGATCAGCGGACGCGAAGACGAGCTGCGGCTGGCGCTTGAGGTTGCGCGCAGGGCCCAGGAGGCCGGGGCGCACGAACGCCAGCGCGGTATGGGTGGCGAGAGCGAAACGGTTCCCGGCGAGGGAGGCGACGAGTGA
- the hisF gene encoding imidazole glycerol phosphate synthase subunit HisF translates to MVLKRVIPCLDVDRGRVVKGVGFVDLRDAGDAVELAARYEQEGADELVFLDISASHERRRTAAELARRCADQLFIPFTIGGGVRSVEDAQAVLDAGADKVSVNTAAVTRPQLIDELAAVFGSQCVVLAIDARRRSDQQREASAPGASGWEVVVEGGRRATGRDAVEWAREGVERGAGEILLTSMDRDGTEDGYDLALTRAVADAVEVPVIASGGAGALEHLVEAIVEGHADAVLCASIFHYGRHTIGEAKRYLAERGVPVRLP, encoded by the coding sequence GTGGTGCTCAAGCGCGTCATTCCCTGCCTAGACGTCGACCGTGGGCGGGTGGTCAAAGGCGTCGGCTTCGTCGATCTGCGCGATGCCGGCGACGCCGTGGAGCTGGCTGCTCGCTACGAGCAGGAGGGGGCCGACGAGCTGGTTTTCCTCGACATCAGCGCCAGCCACGAGCGGCGGCGCACGGCCGCCGAGCTGGCGCGCCGTTGTGCCGACCAGTTGTTCATCCCGTTCACGATCGGCGGTGGTGTGCGCAGCGTCGAGGACGCTCAAGCAGTGCTGGACGCGGGCGCCGACAAGGTGTCGGTGAACACCGCGGCGGTCACCCGTCCCCAGTTGATCGACGAGCTAGCTGCCGTCTTCGGATCGCAGTGCGTAGTGCTGGCGATCGACGCGCGCCGGCGGAGCGACCAGCAGCGGGAAGCGTCTGCGCCCGGGGCCAGCGGATGGGAAGTGGTGGTTGAAGGGGGGCGGCGAGCTACCGGCAGAGATGCCGTCGAATGGGCGCGCGAGGGTGTCGAGCGCGGCGCCGGCGAGATCCTTCTCACCTCGATGGACCGCGACGGCACCGAAGATGGCTACGACCTTGCGTTGACGCGCGCAGTCGCGGACGCAGTTGAAGTGCCGGTGATCGCCTCCGGGGGTGCGGGCGCGCTCGAGCACCTCGTCGAGGCGATCGTCGAGGGACACGCCGACGCCGTGCTCTGCGCTTCGATCTTCCACTACGGAAGGCACACGATCGGCGAGGCCAAGCGTTACCTCGCCGAACGGGGCGTGCCGGTCCGCCTTCCGTAA
- the hisA gene encoding 1-(5-phosphoribosyl)-5-[(5-phosphoribosylamino)methylideneamino]imidazole-4-carboxamide isomerase, with amino-acid sequence MRRAAGGRVIFIPAIDVRAGRAVRLLRGDFQQETVYHADPLEAARSFVDAGARFLHIVDLDGARAGEPRNLEQLRRIATHVDVPIQFGGGLRSEAAIEAALAAGATRVVLGTSALRNPDFLRRALDRWDPRVVVAVDVRGGRVSVAGWEEQTELDPVEAIARLQDLGAMRFVYTNADRDGTLEGPDLQEVERVARAIRGRFLYSGGIGSIEHLEALRDLRLVNLVGVICGKALYESRFTVAEAQAALEERRPRRFRLAHFPGTGAA; translated from the coding sequence GTGCGCCGAGCGGCAGGAGGCCGCGTGATCTTCATCCCGGCGATCGACGTGCGCGCTGGGCGCGCCGTGCGGCTGCTGCGCGGCGACTTTCAGCAGGAGACCGTTTACCACGCCGATCCGCTGGAGGCCGCGCGCTCCTTCGTAGACGCCGGAGCGCGCTTCCTCCACATCGTCGACCTCGACGGAGCGCGCGCCGGCGAGCCGAGAAACCTCGAGCAGCTGCGCCGGATCGCCACCCACGTAGACGTACCGATCCAGTTCGGCGGGGGTCTGCGCAGTGAAGCAGCGATCGAAGCGGCGCTGGCAGCGGGCGCGACCAGGGTCGTCCTTGGAACCTCCGCCCTGCGCAACCCCGACTTTCTGCGTCGTGCCCTCGACCGCTGGGACCCGCGGGTCGTGGTCGCGGTCGACGTCCGCGGCGGTCGCGTGTCGGTAGCTGGCTGGGAGGAACAGACGGAGCTCGATCCCGTGGAAGCGATCGCCCGCCTGCAGGATCTCGGTGCGATGCGCTTCGTGTACACCAACGCCGACCGTGACGGCACGCTCGAGGGTCCGGACCTGCAAGAGGTCGAACGCGTAGCGCGCGCGATCCGCGGGCGCTTTCTTTACTCGGGCGGCATCGGCAGCATCGAGCACCTCGAGGCGCTACGCGACCTGCGACTCGTGAACCTCGTCGGCGTGATCTGCGGGAAGGCCCTTTACGAATCGCGCTTTACGGTTGCGGAGGCGCAGGCGGCGCTTGAAGAACGCCGCCCGCGGCGTTTCCGGCTCGCCCACTTCCCGGGTACCGGCGCGGCTTAA
- the hisH gene encoding imidazole glycerol phosphate synthase subunit HisH codes for MSAGPGGARRPTVVVVDYGMGNLRSVEKALEHVGATPVVSGDPAVVERALGVVLPGVGAFPRAAEELRARGLERPLREAGESGVPLLGICLGMQLLFERSQELGGGEGLGLLPGSVEPLRAPGLKVPHIGWNFVERRRDCWLLEGLPERCAFYHVHSFAARPRRREDIVGVARYGEDFVSAVERGNLSGVQFHPEKSGPAGLRVLANFVQLCAERQEAA; via the coding sequence ATGAGCGCCGGCCCTGGTGGTGCTCGGCGGCCCACGGTGGTCGTCGTCGACTACGGGATGGGCAACCTACGTTCCGTCGAGAAGGCGCTCGAGCACGTCGGTGCGACGCCGGTCGTAAGCGGCGATCCGGCAGTCGTTGAGCGCGCGCTTGGTGTCGTCCTCCCAGGCGTCGGCGCCTTCCCGCGCGCTGCCGAGGAGCTACGCGCGCGCGGCCTCGAGCGACCACTGCGCGAGGCTGGCGAATCGGGCGTGCCGCTGCTCGGCATCTGCCTGGGCATGCAACTGCTGTTCGAGCGCTCCCAGGAGCTAGGTGGTGGGGAAGGGCTTGGCCTCTTGCCCGGCTCGGTCGAACCGTTGCGCGCTCCGGGGCTCAAAGTGCCGCACATCGGCTGGAACTTCGTCGAGCGTCGGCGAGACTGCTGGCTACTGGAGGGCTTGCCCGAGCGCTGCGCTTTCTACCACGTGCACTCCTTCGCGGCGCGACCGCGACGCCGCGAAGACATCGTCGGCGTCGCCCGGTACGGTGAGGACTTCGTGAGCGCCGTCGAGCGTGGCAATTTATCCGGCGTGCAGTTTCATCCAGAGAAGTCAGGGCCGGCGGGGTTGCGCGTGCTCGCCAACTTCGTGCAGCTGTGCGCCGAGCGGCAGGAGGCCGCGTGA
- the hisB gene encoding imidazoleglycerol-phosphate dehydratase HisB codes for MALSERRAAVERRTRETEVRLVLDLDGTGAGRRRTGVGFFDHLLDALAKHGKLDLEVEVAGDLQTGPHHTVEDTGLALGRALDRALGERAGIARFGEARVPMDDALAWCAIDISGRPYAALHARFPRTQVADFEVELCAEFLRAVANSAGLTVHAGVERGENTHHMVEALFKAFGLALRRACASDARERGIPSTKGSLREAESPR; via the coding sequence ATGGCGTTGAGCGAGCGACGGGCAGCCGTCGAGCGGCGGACGCGCGAGACAGAGGTGCGCCTCGTGCTCGATCTTGACGGCACGGGTGCCGGGCGGAGGCGCACCGGCGTTGGCTTTTTCGACCATCTCCTTGACGCCCTCGCTAAGCACGGGAAGCTGGACCTTGAGGTGGAGGTCGCCGGTGACCTCCAAACAGGACCCCACCACACTGTCGAGGACACCGGTCTCGCGCTCGGCCGAGCGCTCGATAGGGCGCTCGGGGAGCGCGCCGGTATCGCCCGTTTCGGGGAGGCGAGGGTGCCCATGGACGACGCCCTCGCCTGGTGCGCGATCGACATCTCCGGACGCCCCTACGCGGCACTCCACGCGCGCTTCCCACGGACGCAGGTAGCCGACTTCGAGGTCGAACTGTGCGCCGAGTTCCTGCGGGCGGTGGCGAACAGCGCTGGCCTCACCGTCCACGCCGGCGTGGAGCGGGGCGAAAACACCCATCACATGGTCGAAGCCCTGTTCAAGGCCTTCGGTCTGGCGCTCCGGAGAGCGTGCGCCAGCGATGCGCGCGAGCGCGGCATACCTTCCACCAAAGGTTCGCTGCGCGAGGCCGAGTCCCCGCGATGA
- the hisD gene encoding histidinol dehydrogenase, with the protein MTEQHGKLATKWLPTDPDGRALRQPLAVGDQVERQVRTIIERVRRDGDRALVELVRELDGVDIPIGGFTVPKEELERALAECPRELLEALQLAARNVQVVAAPSAPREPRIISLPQGQVVEVRELPVARAGLYVPGGRAAYPSTVVMEVAAARAAGVEELVVCVPPASDGQPARATLAACALLGVHEVWRIGGAQAIAALAFGTESLRPVDFVAGPGNRWVQEAKRQVFGQVGIDGLQGPSELVVLASEDADPELAAADLLAQIEHGPGGLAVAVSPSWSWLEEVAEAANALAARLGIAADTPLLLGPVSDLERGLALCEQIAPEHLQLVGTACEALRGRVRNAGCVFVGRNSGAAFGDYVAGSNHVLPTGGAARFQGALSAAAFLRRVAHVWIPDEALDELAAAAVTIAREEGLRAHAHSIEVRRAASPTTASSGEGG; encoded by the coding sequence GTGACCGAGCAGCACGGAAAACTCGCGACCAAGTGGCTTCCCACCGATCCCGACGGGCGGGCGCTGCGCCAGCCGCTCGCTGTCGGCGATCAGGTGGAGCGCCAGGTGCGCACGATCATCGAGCGAGTAAGACGCGACGGCGATCGCGCGCTGGTGGAGTTGGTCCGCGAGCTCGACGGCGTCGATATCCCCATCGGCGGCTTCACGGTGCCTAAAGAGGAGCTCGAGCGGGCGCTTGCTGAGTGTCCGCGTGAGCTGCTCGAGGCTTTGCAGCTAGCGGCCCGCAACGTTCAGGTGGTGGCAGCTCCCAGCGCTCCGCGCGAGCCACGCATCATCTCCTTACCGCAAGGCCAGGTGGTAGAGGTGCGGGAGCTGCCGGTGGCGCGTGCCGGACTGTACGTCCCCGGCGGTCGCGCCGCCTACCCCTCGACGGTGGTGATGGAGGTAGCGGCGGCGCGCGCGGCCGGTGTCGAGGAGCTTGTCGTATGCGTACCCCCCGCTAGCGATGGTCAGCCGGCGCGAGCAACGCTCGCCGCCTGCGCGCTGCTCGGCGTGCACGAGGTTTGGCGGATCGGTGGCGCGCAGGCGATTGCCGCGCTCGCCTTCGGCACCGAGTCGCTGCGCCCCGTCGACTTCGTCGCGGGTCCTGGCAACCGCTGGGTCCAAGAGGCCAAGCGGCAGGTCTTCGGCCAGGTCGGGATCGACGGTCTGCAAGGTCCCAGCGAACTGGTCGTGCTTGCCAGCGAAGACGCCGATCCCGAGCTCGCTGCGGCTGACCTACTGGCGCAGATCGAACACGGTCCCGGTGGGCTCGCGGTAGCGGTGTCACCGTCCTGGTCCTGGCTCGAAGAGGTGGCCGAAGCGGCCAACGCGCTCGCTGCGCGGCTCGGGATCGCCGCTGACACGCCGCTGCTGTTGGGTCCGGTGAGCGACCTTGAGCGCGGCCTTGCACTCTGCGAGCAAATCGCGCCCGAACACCTGCAGCTGGTGGGAACGGCTTGCGAAGCGCTCCGCGGACGCGTGCGTAACGCCGGCTGCGTGTTCGTTGGCCGTAACAGCGGGGCTGCGTTCGGCGACTACGTCGCGGGCTCCAACCACGTGCTGCCGACCGGCGGGGCCGCACGCTTCCAGGGCGCGCTTTCCGCCGCCGCATTTCTGCGCCGGGTGGCGCACGTGTGGATACCCGATGAGGCGCTCGACGAGCTCGCAGCGGCCGCTGTCACGATCGCTCGCGAGGAGGGGCTCCGCGCGCACGCGCACTCGATCGAGGTGCGGCGGGCCGCCTCGCCGACCACCGCAAGCAGCGGCGAAGGAGGTTGA
- the hisG gene encoding ATP phosphoribosyltransferase, translated as MLAVPRGALFAETLDLLDRLGYDTRPIRENERRLLFPELGIVTMRPSDVPTYVEHGAADFGITGKDVLIEQSERDVYELLDLGYGRCRMVVAAPAGSDAMGEALRRLGRVRVATKYPRTTRAYFARTGRHVEVVEVKGSVEIAPLCGLVDGIVDLTATGRTLAENGLEIVEEITVSTARLIANPVAHKLKAAAVDEFVARARSVLAGSIARDDRR; from the coding sequence GTGCTCGCGGTTCCGCGTGGCGCGCTGTTCGCAGAGACCCTCGACTTGCTGGACCGGCTCGGCTACGACACGCGGCCGATCAGGGAGAACGAACGCCGACTCTTGTTTCCGGAACTTGGGATCGTGACCATGCGCCCGAGCGACGTCCCCACCTACGTCGAGCACGGCGCTGCCGACTTCGGCATAACCGGCAAAGACGTGTTGATCGAGCAGAGCGAGCGCGACGTCTACGAGCTCCTTGACCTCGGCTACGGGCGTTGCCGGATGGTCGTCGCGGCGCCGGCTGGCAGCGACGCGATGGGGGAGGCGCTGCGCCGCCTCGGTCGTGTGCGCGTGGCGACCAAATACCCGCGCACCACCCGTGCCTACTTCGCGCGCACCGGCCGCCACGTGGAGGTCGTCGAGGTGAAAGGGTCGGTCGAGATCGCGCCGCTCTGCGGCCTCGTCGACGGTATCGTCGACCTCACAGCAACTGGCCGCACGCTCGCCGAGAACGGGCTCGAGATCGTCGAAGAGATCACCGTCTCGACGGCGCGGCTGATCGCGAACCCGGTCGCTCACAAGCTCAAAGCGGCCGCGGTCGACGAGTTCGTGGCGCGCGCCCGGAGCGTGCTGGCTGGCTCTATCGCCAGGGACGATCGAAGGTGA
- the hisZ gene encoding ATP phosphoribosyltransferase regulatory subunit — protein sequence MRDVLPDEMGELRALSDALRRTFVEAGYGEVWTPALEFEEVLRAGDPHAAGASYKLFDEHGRVLALRSDMTIPIARLAATRLAGQTPPLRLCYFAHAYRAGPVRADHPHEFLQAGIELLGLDAPEGEAEVIALTLAALRCAGLERHRVGVGDATLMPSLLRTLGIDDELRKRVLDALRRRDLVAVERLAGGIPDRDAGELLVRAANARGGPEVLAPIAELVPESVRRLARLHELLAASGDAERVILDLGLRREFAYYTGIVFEIYDPAVGFALGGGGRYDELVSRFGRQLSGCGVALDVQRVHVAQAAEEGWTGAAREVGGTPRGGTRGAADRQFSAQGPLP from the coding sequence ATGCGTGACGTCCTACCGGACGAGATGGGCGAGCTTCGTGCGCTCTCGGACGCGCTCCGCCGCACGTTCGTCGAGGCCGGCTACGGCGAAGTGTGGACGCCGGCGCTCGAATTCGAGGAAGTGTTGCGGGCCGGTGACCCCCATGCCGCGGGGGCCTCCTACAAGCTGTTCGACGAGCACGGCCGGGTGCTCGCGCTGCGGTCCGACATGACGATCCCGATCGCGCGCCTGGCAGCCACCCGCCTGGCCGGCCAAACGCCGCCGCTCAGGCTCTGCTACTTCGCGCACGCCTACCGAGCCGGGCCGGTGCGTGCCGATCACCCCCACGAGTTCCTGCAAGCAGGAATCGAGCTGCTCGGTCTCGATGCCCCAGAGGGCGAAGCCGAAGTGATCGCGCTGACCCTCGCTGCGCTCCGCTGCGCCGGCCTCGAAAGGCATCGGGTGGGCGTCGGTGACGCCACCTTGATGCCCTCCCTGCTGCGCACACTCGGCATCGATGACGAGCTGCGCAAGCGCGTGCTGGACGCGCTCCGACGACGCGACCTCGTGGCCGTCGAGCGACTCGCCGGCGGTATCCCCGACCGAGACGCAGGGGAGCTGCTGGTGCGGGCCGCTAACGCCCGCGGCGGACCGGAGGTGCTGGCGCCCATAGCGGAACTCGTACCGGAATCGGTGCGGCGGCTCGCCCGCCTGCACGAGCTGCTCGCCGCCAGCGGTGACGCGGAGCGCGTGATCCTGGACCTCGGTCTGCGTCGCGAGTTCGCCTACTACACAGGGATCGTGTTCGAGATCTACGACCCGGCAGTCGGGTTCGCGCTAGGTGGCGGCGGCCGCTACGACGAGCTCGTGTCCCGCTTCGGACGTCAGCTAAGCGGCTGCGGCGTGGCCCTCGACGTCCAGCGCGTGCACGTTGCGCAGGCTGCCGAAGAGGGCTGGACCGGAGCCGCCCGCGAAGTAGGTGGAACGCCGCGGGGCGGGACTCGTGGAGCAGCCGACAGACAATTCTCGGCTCAGGGACCGCTGCCGTGA